In Eremothecium gossypii ATCC 10895 chromosome IV, complete sequence, the genomic stretch GCATAATGCCCATCGAGTGGCAGTAGTCTAGCGCCTTCAGCAACTCAAACATGTAGTACCGAATGTCCATATCCGAGAACGTCGGATACAATATGCGGAAGTCGACGTTATCCACGTACTCGAACACCAACGCCGGAGTCCGGGAAATGGGGTCCTTAATCACATCCAACAGGTGGATGATGTTCTCGTGTCCGTTGTGAGGCATCGTGTATACCTGATCATACCGGTTGTAGACGCGCACCTCTGCACTGCGGTTGCTGTAGTACGTTTCCTTGTCAAAtcccgcagccgcccgTTGCTCGCTCGCCAGGTTCATCAACACTTTGATCTCCCGCTTGATCTTCTTTTTCTTCACAGGCTTCAACATCTTCACCACTACCTTGCTGCGGCTCGACAGCTGAACTCCCTGAAACACCTCCGAGTACTTTCCATGACCCACCTTGGTCTCGATCTCGTACTGGCTGTTGTTCGCCCTCCAGTCGATCGTAGTATTCTCGTAGTCCCAATACTCCTCCCCAAGAGGAGCCAGCACTCGTGTGTACACACGCGCCTCACTGCAGACCCTAGACTTCATCCTACGTCTACACTGACGCTGTCGAATCCTTTCAACGCTTCAGCAGGTACCGAAAGACGTAGACTTAGGTAGCTCCTGCGAAACCTGGACGATAGCGCATGAAACTGAAATGAAACAGCTGCCCAAAAATTGGTGACACCATGGTCcgtgtcacgtgatatttAAAATAAAGCGAAGAGCAGCTGACACAGCTGGTCGGCTACGTACGTAGAAGGACTAGAGGCCCTGTAGGCCCTTGATTAAATCCTGGTGCTTGTCCCGGTTGACCTGGAGGGACTCTGCCGCGTCATTGCGGAGCTCATGGTACACATCCTTCGTCTTGTCGAAGTAGACTACCTCCAGGAGATTGCGCATCTGGCCCTCCACCTCTTCGATCGCAGAGCCCAAGTTCGTAACGTGCGTAATGTGGGTCCTTTCCTCGGAGCCAGAAGGCAGCGATGCGGTCTTCTCCGTCTGGCGAGTGAGGTTCCCCGAGAGTGCGACTGCATTGGCATCTTTGAGCCGTAGGATGATGGTTGTGGTAATGCGGTAGACTACCTCGTGGCTCCCCTCATGCAAGACCTCAAAGACGTGGATGCTGTCCCAGTGGCTGGTGCTCTGGGCGCCCTTCTTAAAGAGCACGACGCCCGCAAAGTCGTCCGCAGCGTCGTCCACGCTCCACATGTAGACCGAAGACACGCCGCCCTCGTAGTAAAGGTCGCGGTAGATGTCCATGGAGTCGTTGGCAAGGACCTCCAGCCTGCGGAGCGCGTCCGACGGAAAAGGACTCTCGGCGAGCTCCTCGGCGGATAGCCGCGGGAAGTACTCGTTGGACCACGGCGAACGGTGCGAGTCAATGTCCCGGTTATAGTCACAGCAGAGGAACTCGCGCCCGGAGCAGCTGGGGTCTGCCTTGACGGTAAGGGGCGTGTCGACGGAAGACAATAGATCCGCCGCAAGCGCAGGCTCCAGCTCTATCAGCGCCTGCAGATTCGATTCTAGATTCTCGAGATCTAACCGGCGGAGCAGGTCCATGGCAGCATCGTACTTCTCTTCAGACATAGGCGGCAATTGACTTTATGGTATTCGTTTTGTCGGTGCTACCTAGGGGACGTATTTGTACAAGTGGTGCTCCGCCATGCCGTTTCTTACTTAAACGAAGGCAAACACGCAGGATAGAACGCCATCATTCAAACGACTGGAACAGGCGTAGTAGCGTACGTGGAGGCCTACTCGTCCAGACCTGCTGGAGTGGCCGCTGGATATTTAGTCACGTGACTCGGCCGTATGTGGAACACTCGAACTGCACCTCCAGAAGTGTGTTTCGGCTACGTGACTGCAGTGTGCTATACGAGCAGGCGCTCGGTACCAGCGCTTTATCACGCGCTTCGCGGGCGTATTTCTCGCTTACAGTGATAAAAGCAAAAATTGTAGGGTATCCCCATAACGTCAGCGAGACCGACGGTTTGAACAATCAGCGTGTCGGTTTGAGACGCAATGTGGAGCTTTAATTATCTATTGACGCAGTCGCGCGGCATCCTCGGCAGCCTTCCTCCTGGGAAGCTACCATCCTGGCTGCTATTCATCTCAGTTGTATCTGTGTTCAATTCGGTTCAGACGTACATCAACAAAGAGCTGACGAGGCGTGTATACGAAAATAAACCCTCCGAAACGACAGACCTGAGTGCGCGGACATTTGGTACGTGGACATTGCTCTCCAGCGTGATACGGTTGTACGGGGCGTTCTACCTGTATGACGAGCGCATCTTTCAGCTGACCTTTATTACGTACTCGATTGCTCTATTGCACTTCGGAAGCGAGTGGCTCATCTTCAGGACATGCAAACTGGGGAAAGGCTTCATGGGGCCACTATTGGTAGCCACGACGTCTCTGGTGTGGATGTACAACACTAAGGAGTACTACACCGGTCGCGGGTGGTAGGTCCACCTGTCGGGATTTATATGTATATATCTAAATGGTATATTACTTTACCACGACTTACAACATAAAACTGATAACACATACAATGCAGGAACAAAACGGCCTGCGGTTAAGACAAGGTTGTGTGCTGAAACGAGAGGCTGCTAGCGCTTGTCAGCACGCGTAGGGTCGTTGAGCCGCAGCACCTCGACTACCGGGCCCAAAAGGCGCTGGAAGCCGCTCTTGCCCAAGGTGGCCACCTTCAACTTAGTTGTCGCCGTCACTGTCGCTTGGCGAGGCAAATCGTTGAGAAGCGCCACCTCGCCGAAGTAATCACCCTTCTTCAGATGTTGTACGACACCGACGCCCCTTTTGGAGACATCTGCTTCGCCGTACTCGATCAAATAGAAGTTCTCTCCCACATCGCCCTCTGATATCACCTGTTGGCCGGCCTCGTAGTATTCCGTCTCGAGAGCGTCCGCTAGCTTGGCGCGGTCGTAGTTGGAAAGGGACTTCAGCAACGGCATCGACTTCAAAAAATCATCGTACAGCAGCCGCTTCTTAAAGGATCCGCTGAGGAGAATTCTTCTGAAGGTCAGTCTATCCAATGCCCATAATACACAATCAGTGGCAGCTACGGCTGTCACTGCCCTAGGACTGTTGTACATCAATGCTAATTCCCCAAAACATGAGCCCGGCCCATAAGTATTCACCTTGCGGTCGTCAAGGAAAAAGTCCACGGTGCCCTTCTCCACAATGTAGAAGTAATCACCTTCGTCGCCTTGACGAATTATCTCCTGGCCCTTCGAGACGAGCTTCTCCTCGAGGGAATTGATAACTAAAGTTTTTGAATCCGAATCCAATTTATTGAATAAAAAGTTCTTTCCGACTGCGCTTTCCAACCCCTTTAGTTGTTCGCGTGTCTTCTCAGTGTAGTTCTCTGGCGTCCAGTCACTGAAGTGGTCCGGCTTTAGTGTCTCCCCGCTTACCGAGGTCCGTCTTTCAGCGTTGAAGTTCATGGGTAGCGGCTTCGAGTTCACACCAGACTTCCTTGGTACGTTACGCTGTTTCAATATAGAGGATACTTCTGAAGCTTTCGGGTCAAAGTCTGTCTGCGCCTCCTTTTGCGCTTCCTGGCCCATGTTATAACCTCCTTGAAACAGCCCGGCCCCTGGCTCCCTTGAAAAACTGGTGTGCGGGTCACATGAGTCGTGACCGTGTTTGTTATCATCATATATATGTCTCGAGTGAGGATCGTGCTCCACAAAGGGTAACTTGAACATCACGTCCTCATCCTCGCCCGTTTTGCGCGCGTCCGGAGATCCTGCTGCCCTGTTTGCGCCGCAGCCCTCTGATCCAGGAAATAGTACAACGCCCTTGGATAATGCCAGGGATTCCTGACTCCTAACGAAAAGCCTCTCCTCTTCTAATTTCTTATTAAAGTAGTTAGCTGCAAACTGTAACAAATCCCCCGGCCGTCTTTGCTCCACTTCTTTCTGGAATGCGTCCAGTAGGTCACGGTGTTCCTGTGATAAAACCATCGAGTAGTTTGTTGTGTGATGCAGAAAACCTGCCTATAGCGGAACCAAAATGCTCTAGTAGTGTGACGGCACCGTTTTATCCAGTTTGCTAAGCAGCTGCCCTAGGTTAGGGAGAGTAGAAAGTGTCATTGGACCCGAATTTCCTTCTGCGCGCGGCGAACGACGTTAAATGTGATTCACGTGATCACGCTACTGGGGCTAACTACCAATTGAGACAGGCTAGTTGTCGAAGCCTGAGGAGGTCTCGAAAAGCTTGATGTGAGGATACTCGGTGTCAGTTATCTTGTATGCCTGTATTGATCTGTCCGTGAGAACCTCGAGCTCTTCGTCCGTCAATGGCCCCGCGCTAGAGAAGCTAAAGGTTGACTCGGAGTCTAGCAGAAGTTTCGAGAGCTCTTGGACAAGTTCTCGAGCATTGTTGTTGGACGCAGTCTGAGTCCCCAGCGTCAGGAATGAATGCTCATTCAAAGCTAGTTTTTTGAGCGTGCTGAACTTTCCCATCTGAATAACAAGCTGTTCCAGTTTACGCTTGTTAGTAGCGCGGGCAAGGATAACACTCTCGACAGTCTTGTCACAGTAGAGCCGGTACACTATGACAGGATGTTGCTGGCCAATGCGGTGTGAGCGGTCCATTGCCTGCAAATCTACCTGCGGGTTCCAGTCATTGTCGAAAAGTATGACTGAATCCGCGGCGGTGAGATTGATACCAAGACCTCCGGCACGTGTGGAAAGAAGGAACAAGCTATGTGGTGAGCCCTTCTCGCTAAAGCTGTTTATCTGTTCCCTGCGTGTTTCGTTATCCATGGATCCATCAATACGACAAGCGCTGTAATTGTTGAGTTCGCACCAATCCTCGATGAGGTCCAACATGCTGACAAACTGGGAGAATATTAGCACCTTGTGTTTCGCCGCTAGCAGCCGGGGTAGAAGCTGTTGCAGTATCTGCAACTTTCCCGAAGTCTGTAATAGAACCGGCAACTGCAAGTCTTCAGCTTTCAGGTAAGGGAAGTAGAACAGAAATGTAGAATCCACAATTTGACGTAGCTGCATCATGAGGTTTTGTAGACGCTTATTGCGAAGCTCCTTGTGAATGTGTTGTTCATATAGCTTCTCCATATCCGTGATAACCTTGGAAGCCTGTATTTCCTCGTCGCTCGTTTTGTAATCTATGAACTCACGTATCGTCTTATTGGACACAGACCCGATATGCTCCCGATTTAACGTGAAGAATTCCTTGATGGCTTGCGTAAAAACTGTTCTTTTCAACTTCCCAGCAAGCGCCATCTTATAGAACCTTGTCTGCAGTGGTGTCAGCGGACAATTGATAATGTATTCTCGCTTCGGGGGTAGAGCATCGGCAAGAACAACCCTTTTCAGACGGCGAAGCAGGAATGGCTTCAGGATCGTATGTAGATTCGTGACGAGGTTTTTCTCGAGTTCCTCGCCAATAATCTTATCCCAGCGTTGGGAAGACGTCTTTAAGTCAAGATCACTGAAATCAAACCATTTACTGAAGATCTCAAAGTCAGCGAAAACGTCTGGGAGAATAAAGTTCAGTAAGGACCACAACTCGGCCAGGTTGTTCTGCAGAGGGGTCCCAGTGAGCAATAGCCGATTGAAAGTATTAATGCGTTTTAGCTCTCTGATCAATTTGCAGTTAATATTCTTCAGCCTATGGCCCTCGTCCACAATCAGGAATTTCCACTGGTGCGACAGTATTACATTCATGTCGCGCATTACTATCTCATAGGACGTGACTACAACTCCTTCTCCGCTGTTCTTACGAAAGAATTCTTTGAGAATGGCGTGCCGCTTCCCCGGTCCGTCCGCACTATAGTACTTCAAAACAGGAATACTGGGCGCAAACTTCTCAAACTCGGTAATCCAGTTATCGACGACACTTAGCGGCGCTGTAACCAGAAATGGACCCCGGGTATCCATCTCATAAATGAATGCAAGCAATGCAATGCTCTGAATAGTCTTTCCCAGCCCCATCTCATCTGCCAGAATCCCATTAAGCCCATTTTCATATAGCGTAATGAGCCAGTTGACACCTTCTACCTGGTACGGTTTGAGCGTGCAATTACGTACCAGCGTGGGCTGCTGGATCGAAGGCTCGGGCTGCTTCTCATCCGCCGGCTGCTGCTTCGACCGTTTAAAGAATTCCACAACGGTTTTCGGCTTCTTGCGCGCAGGCCCTGGCGCGGCCGCACTACTGGCTTGCTCGCTCTGGCGCTCCTGGGCCCGGTGCAGCAGCGTGTCCGCGATGATGCCTGAGTACACCTTGCTCTGGCGCACAAACTCCTGGAGCCGGTCGACGCGCTCTTGCACGGCATACGCGTCAAGGTCTTTTTCTGTGTCCTGGGCGTCTTCTGAAGCGGCTGCCGCAGACTTCTCGGCGCGCCTACGGTTCATGTCAAGCTCGGCATCAAGCTCGGCATCTCCCTCGGCATCCGAGTCCAGTGTAATATCCAGCTCCACTTTCTCGTCCTCCAACCACGTCGCGGTCGCGTCCTTGATGATGTCCACCTCATCTGATGAAGATGCCTCAACCTCATACAGAAAGTTCTGATCTTGCTCACGATAATCTACCCGCACCCCCGACTTCGCTGCTCTCGTTCTCAACCTCGTCATCGCTTCGCACAGCCAATACTCCGTGGCCCGGACGTATACTTCGCCCAGTGAAACGTAGAGTCAAAAAATTGCACTGCCGTACGCGATTGCGCAGTAATCGTGATCCTGCCAGAAGGGCTTCCCATCTGCAAATCACTAAAATATCCTAAGCGGTAATTATAGAGAGCATGGTATGTACTAGTAGCCCAGTAATAGAGGATACCATCACCTACGAGCAAACAGTATGCCACTCTTGTCCGACTGCGACTGCAGCGCCTGGATTTCACTTTTTCAAAGTGTAAGCCATCTTTCAATTTTAATATTGGAACGTGAACGGAATGAGCCAAAATCGGTCCATGTAGCCGCTGCGCTTACGCATCGGTCATAGCGACCGATTGAACGTAGCTGAATGAGTGTCCATTATGTAGTGCTCTTCGGCAGACGAAGGGTAGAGATATCAAATATCACTACAAACGAAGGATACTGGTGGCTGATGTTGAAAAATTGGCTCTTAACTCTCTGTATCGAGGATACACAACCCAGCTGTGGACTCTAAGCGGGGTTAGCAGAGCGAAGAAGCCGTTTGAAAGCTATTAACGGGGAAAAGTAGCGTGGCATACTCTTTATACGATGAGCGAGCCAATGGATGTCCAGGATGGCAATATTGACAACGCTGGCGATGGAACGCTTTCGTCGGGCAACACGGGCAGCGTGAATCCATCTGTACCTGTGCTGCCACATctgcaacagcagcagcagcagcaggaaCAACCCAAGATCGATTACGAGCAGGAGGCGCAAAAATTGGAGGACAAGGCGGCGCGCTTCTTAGCGAAGCAGGCGCACCCGGTGATCGTGCCGTCGTTTGCCTCGTGGTTCCAGTTCAACGAGATCCATGAGCTGGAGCGTCGCGCGTTGCCCGACTTTTTCAACGACTCGGTGCGGTTCAAGACGGCCAAAGCGTACAAGGATGTGCGCAACTTCATGATCAACACGTACCGGCTCTCTCCGTACGAATATCTCACAGTGACGGCAGTGCGGCGGAACATCGCGATGGACGTGGCGTCGATTGTGAAGATCCACAAATTTCTGGAGGAGTGGGGCCTCATAAACTACCAGATTGATCCGCGGTCGAAGCCGTCGCTTCTGGGACCGGCGTTTACCGGTCATTTTCAAGTGGTACTAGACACCCCACAGGGTCTGAAGCCGTTTGTACCGCCGGAGGTTGTTGAGCTGCCCTCAGATGCTACAGCGTCCGCGCCCGCTTCGGGTTCTGCGGCGGCATCCGCAGCGCCTGCAACTGCGGAGACAAACTCGACTGACGAGGAGCCGGTGCCAGGATCGAACACAAACACATTCAGCTCCGCACCCAAGGTCAAAATGGAATTTAAGCAACCGAAGCCGTTTCCCGTCAATCTCTCACTTCGGAAAAATGTTTATGACTCCGTGCACGACTTCAACGCTTTGCGCtcgcagcagcaacagTCCAAACAAATCCACAAGACATATGTGTGCTTCACATGTGGCAATGATGCTGTCGGCGTTCGCTACCATAACTTGCGTTCCGGAGACACGAGCCTGTGCTCTCGCTGCTTCCAGGAGGGCCATTTCGGCGCAAACTTTCACGCGTCAGACTTTATTAAACTAGAGAATATGATACACGGAAACAAGAGCTGGTCCGATCAGGAGCTATTGTTGTTGCTTGAGGGAATTGAGATGTATGAGGACAACTGGGAGAAGATAGTAGATCATATCGGCGGCTCCAAGACGCTGGAAGAGTGTGTCGAGAAGTTCCTGACCCTGCCGATTGAAGATAAATACATCAATGAGGTGACCCCGCAGAGCGTCAAGAGAACCAAAGGCCCTCAAGTATTGGACACGAAGGATGCCGTCACTGCGACCATCCAGGCTCTATTGAACGGTCTCAATGACAAGGTGCTTGACGAAGACATTCCGGAGTCCGCTATGCAGATATCCTCGAAGTATCTGGATGAAGCCCACATCCTCACCCATGATCTTGTGCAGCTAACGCTAGAGAAGCTAGACCTGAAGTTCAAACAGCTGGACGCTGTAGAAGTCGCGCTCAAAGCCGAACGCGACAAGTTCTCTCGTGAAACCGAAAAGCTGCGCAACGACAGATTGTCGCTAAGCAAACAGGTTTCAGATATCAACAAAGACCTGGCTCAGCTCAACATATCGAAGAAACTCGTCCTACCTTCTGAGCAGGCGGATTCCGGGGTTGCGTTAGTCGAGAAAGAATCCGGAACGAACGAGGAATTCAAGAAATTGGCTCAACAAGACTTAGAAAGTGTATCTAAGGCACAACCACAACTGTACAAGCCGTGGTCGTTGTAATTAATATACTATATGTAATTTATACTCCCTAATAAACGACGACAACTCTACTTGACCAGCAACGTCTGCCTTCGGGAACTCCGATTGCAAAATAATGGCACAATGTATGGGTGTATATGTGTAGTTTTAAGTAACGTCCGGTGTAGAGCTAAGCACAATTTGGAAACAAACCGGAATAGAAACGCGCTGGAAACAAAAAAGAACCAACGTGTCCTTCCTCAGTGCGACGGAGTACCGAGGCTGGGACGGAGCAGAACCAGGTTATAGGCTTGTGGAGCGGTATTGTGCTTTGACACACGCCCGAAATACCCAATTTACCGACTGGGCTTGGTCGCAGCGTATAAGCTAGAGAAAGTCATTGCAAAAATTGAGATACTACCATTAACCATTTGGAACAAGAACTAAATCTACCAAATATGTACGGGTCGCTACTAGCTACTCTGCTGTTGGCTATGCCAGCCGTGGCCCACGAGAAACATAACCATAATATTGAGTTAGGATACCTAAACGTGATTTTAATGCGCCACGTCTTCCCCTTTTCCGCAAGGTATAATGCACTCCTAGCGACAGTTTACCTGTCACTGATACCCTGCGCGCTTGCGTACCTCATCCCCGGGCTGCGGGCCAGCGGGCGGAACAGATCTTCGCTATTTCTACCACTCATGGTGTCCTTCGCATTTGGAGGGTTGATGGGAGACGTGTTCCTATGCTTGCTCCCCGAGGTTTTCCACTCCCACGAGCTTGATGGGGTAGAGCGCATCATGGAGATGATGCGGCGGCCGGACGAGCGCGTGGCCTCGGGATTGATCCGCATGGCGCACGAGCACACCCCGAATATGGCATTGGGCATGGCGGTCTTCGCCGGGTTTTTCCTCTTCCTCGCGGTGGATAAGACCCTCCGCATTGTGGGCGGAGACGACGCTAGCCTACACTCTCACAGTCACGCGCACGCGCACTCCCACAACGACGTCTCGTCACACGCGCAGCACGGAATTGGCGCCGCATGCACCCCCTCCAACGTGTTCTTGGAGGAGGCCGAGCAGACGCTGAAGAAACGGAACAAGAGCGATATCCTCCTGGAATCGGAGTCATCTGCGGAGCAGACCAGTGCGCCCGGGATGCCTGCCTCCGCTGCGACCGGCGCGCCGGTCTCGCAGTCTTTGCGCACCTCCATCTACCTCAACCTTGCGTCCGGTTTCATCCACAATCTCACAGACGGTGTCGCCATCGCCACCGCCTTCTACACCTCCAAGAGCGTCGGCGTCACCACCACCATCGCCGTCTTGATGCACGAGATTCCGCATGAGTTGGGCGACCTCGCGCTGTCGCTGTCCAGCGGCATGTCCTTCAGCTACGCCATGAAGTCCCAGCTGCTCACGTCTTTCGGCGCCCTGCTTGGGACTGCCGCCGGCTGCTTGCTGAACGAGTTCGCCCACCAGGAGCCCAAATCTTTCATTCCCGAAATCGGCCTTCTAACGAATACCTACTCCCGTAACACGTGGGGCCTCTCCATACCTCCGCAGGACTTGATTTTGCCCCTGACGGCAGGCGGGTTCCTATACATTGGCACCGTCGGCGTTGTGCCAGAGCTTCTACATACCACCTATCCTGACAACCCCTCGAAGGAATTGATGAAGACCATGCTGCAGGTCGTCGCAATTTTCGCGGGCTTTTCTTTGATGTCAGTGATGGCCTGAGCCCGCTTCTCGAGCGACAGACAGAGACACAACTGTCACACGCTGCGATGCAGCTTTATAGTTTTATGGACCTCTAGTAGCCTTGAACAGCGGTTCATTCCGCCTTTTGATGCAAGATCGCATCGGCATGACTGCCCCTCTAAAAAGAAAAGAAATTATCGAGATGTATTATCTACATAAAAAAAGCGAGCTCTACAGATTGAATGTCAGAGCATCACGCTTCTCCGGCTTAGCAAGCGATGGGACTGTTTTAGGCATTGTTTATATAAGTACAGCAGGCTCTACAGTGACATCATACTACTCTGCCCATCATGACCGGGGTAGGTGACCATGTTGTGGCGCCCGATTTTCCCATGAAGGCGATGTCGGAGCAGGTGCATGAGATAACGACTGAGTTCGGAAGTCCGGATCAGCCGGTATATGGCCAGGCGGAAGGGGCGGGCGGTACGAGCACGGGCAAGCTGGACGAGGCGGACAAGGACGGTTTTGTCTACCCGGAGGGCGGGACCAAAGCGTGGCTGGTGACGTTTGGGGCGATGCTGGGGATTTTGCCGACGTGGGGGATCTTCTTCGTGGCTGGGACCATCGAGAACTACATTGCGCACCACCAGCTGGCGCATGAGAGCACGTCGACGATCTCGTGGATTTTCTCAGTGTATAACTGCCTGGTGTTGAGCTCGGGGATCATCAGCGGGCTGTACTTCGACGtcgcgggcgcgcagcagccgctGGCCCTGGGAACGGCCATCTTTGTCTGCGGGCTCATTGCAACGGCCAATTGCCATCACGTGTGGTCGTTTGTGCTTGCTTTTGGGGTGCTGACGGGCATCGGCTCCGGGATCGTGACCTCCCCGATGTTGGGCTCGGTCTGCCACTACTTCTaccggcgccgcgggctGGCCACGGCCGTTGCGATCAACGGGGGCAGTGTCGGGGGCGCGGTCTTCCCCATGATGCTGGAGGCGATGTTCCGGCGCGTGGGCTTTGAGTGGACGATGCGCGCCATGGCGCTGATTGCCCTGGTGTGCCTGGCGCTGGCCTTCGTCCTTGTGCGTGCTGACCCGTCCAAGCTGATGGTCAAGCCGCGCACGCAGAAGCCGCGCGCAGGGCCCCTGCGCCGCGTCGCGCGCACCGTGCGGGACTGCTTTGACTACAAGGCACTGGCTAACCCGGAGTACTTCTGGTGCACGCTCGCCACCAGCACCGCCGAGCtcagcgccggcgccgtgCTCACGTACCTGAGCTCCTACTGCGCTAAGGCCGGCT encodes the following:
- the CKA1 gene encoding casein kinase 2 catalytic subunit CKA1 (Syntenic homolog of Saccharomyces cerevisiae YIL035C (CKA1)) gives rise to the protein MKSRVCSEARVYTRVLAPLGEEYWDYENTTIDWRANNSQYEIETKVGHGKYSEVFQGVQLSSRSKVVVKMLKPVKKKKIKREIKVLMNLASEQRAAAGFDKETYYSNRSAEVRVYNRYDQVYTMPHNGHENIIHLLDVIKDPISRTPALVFEYVDNVDFRILYPTFSDMDIRYYMFELLKALDYCHSMGIMHRDVKPHNVMIDHKQRKLRLIDWGLAELYHPKEEYNARVASRFFKGPELLVDYRMYDYSLDLWSLGTMLASMVFMKEPFFHGRSNTDQLVKIVRVLGSEDFEKYLVKYQITLPREFMDMDQYIRRPWKRFINDANRHLCDNEEIIDLIDNILKYDHHERLTAREAMQHPWFAPIRNGEYKL
- the CAP2 gene encoding F-actin-capping protein subunit beta (Syntenic homolog of Saccharomyces cerevisiae YIL034C (CAP2)), whose product is MSEEKYDAAMDLLRRLDLENLESNLQALIELEPALAADLLSSVDTPLTVKADPSCSGREFLCCDYNRDIDSHRSPWSNEYFPRLSAEELAESPFPSDALRRLEVLANDSMDIYRDLYYEGGVSSVYMWSVDDAADDFAGVVLFKKGAQSTSHWDSIHVFEVLHEGSHEVVYRITTTIILRLKDANAVALSGNLTRQTEKTASLPSGSEERTHITHVTNLGSAIEEVEGQMRNLLEVVYFDKTKDVYHELRNDAAESLQVNRDKHQDLIKGLQGL
- the ERG28 gene encoding Erg28p (Syntenic homolog of Saccharomyces cerevisiae YER044C (ERG28)) yields the protein MWSFNYLLTQSRGILGSLPPGKLPSWLLFISVVSVFNSVQTYINKELTRRVYENKPSETTDLSARTFGTWTLLSSVIRLYGAFYLYDERIFQLTFITYSIALLHFGSEWLIFRTCKLGKGFMGPLLVATTSLVWMYNTKEYYTGRGW
- the BCY1 gene encoding cAMP-dependent protein kinase regulatory subunit BCY1 (Syntenic homolog of Saccharomyces cerevisiae YIL033C (BCY1)) — encoded protein: MVLSQEHRDLLDAFQKEVEQRRPGDLLQFAANYFNKKLEEERLFVRSQESLALSKGVVLFPGSEGCGANRAAGSPDARKTGEDEDVMFKLPFVEHDPHSRHIYDDNKHGHDSCDPHTSFSREPGAGLFQGGYNMGQEAQKEAQTDFDPKASEVSSILKQRNVPRKSGVNSKPLPMNFNAERRTSVSGETLKPDHFSDWTPENYTEKTREQLKGLESAVGKNFLFNKLDSDSKTLVINSLEEKLVSKGQEIIRQGDEGDYFYIVEKGTVDFFLDDRKVNTYGPGSCFGELALMYNSPRAVTAVAATDCVLWALDRLTFRRILLSGSFKKRLLYDDFLKSMPLLKSLSNYDRAKLADALETEYYEAGQQVISEGDVGENFYLIEYGEADVSKRGVGVVQHLKKGDYFGEVALLNDLPRQATVTATTKLKVATLGKSGFQRLLGPVVEVLRLNDPTRADKR
- the IRC5 gene encoding putative ATPase (Syntenic homolog of Saccharomyces cerevisiae YFR038W (IRC5)) — encoded protein: MTRLRTRAAKSGVRVDYREQDQNFLYEVEASSSDEVDIIKDATATWLEDEKVELDITLDSDAEGDAELDAELDMNRRRAEKSAAAASEDAQDTEKDLDAYAVQERVDRLQEFVRQSKVYSGIIADTLLHRAQERQSEQASSAAAPGPARKKPKTVVEFFKRSKQQPADEKQPEPSIQQPTLVRNCTLKPYQVEGVNWLITLYENGLNGILADEMGLGKTIQSIALLAFIYEMDTRGPFLVTAPLSVVDNWITEFEKFAPSIPVLKYYSADGPGKRHAILKEFFRKNSGEGVVVTSYEIVMRDMNVILSHQWKFLIVDEGHRLKNINCKLIRELKRINTFNRLLLTGTPLQNNLAELWSLLNFILPDVFADFEIFSKWFDFSDLDLKTSSQRWDKIIGEELEKNLVTNLHTILKPFLLRRLKRVVLADALPPKREYIINCPLTPLQTRFYKMALAGKLKRTVFTQAIKEFFTLNREHIGSVSNKTIREFIDYKTSDEEIQASKVITDMEKLYEQHIHKELRNKRLQNLMMQLRQIVDSTFLFYFPYLKAEDLQLPVLLQTSGKLQILQQLLPRLLAAKHKVLIFSQFVSMLDLIEDWCELNNYSACRIDGSMDNETRREQINSFSEKGSPHSLFLLSTRAGGLGINLTAADSVILFDNDWNPQVDLQAMDRSHRIGQQHPVIVYRLYCDKTVESVILARATNKRKLEQLVIQMGKFSTLKKLALNEHSFLTLGTQTASNNNARELVQELSKLLLDSESTFSFSSAGPLTDEELEVLTDRSIQAYKITDTEYPHIKLFETSSGFDN
- the RSC8 gene encoding Rsc8p (Syntenic homolog of Saccharomyces cerevisiae YFR037C (RSC8)), with protein sequence MSEPMDVQDGNIDNAGDGTLSSGNTGSVNPSVPVLPHLQQQQQQQEQPKIDYEQEAQKLEDKAARFLAKQAHPVIVPSFASWFQFNEIHELERRALPDFFNDSVRFKTAKAYKDVRNFMINTYRLSPYEYLTVTAVRRNIAMDVASIVKIHKFLEEWGLINYQIDPRSKPSLLGPAFTGHFQVVLDTPQGLKPFVPPEVVELPSDATASAPASGSAAASAAPATAETNSTDEEPVPGSNTNTFSSAPKVKMEFKQPKPFPVNLSLRKNVYDSVHDFNALRSQQQQSKQIHKTYVCFTCGNDAVGVRYHNLRSGDTSLCSRCFQEGHFGANFHASDFIKLENMIHGNKSWSDQELLLLLEGIEMYEDNWEKIVDHIGGSKTLEECVEKFLTLPIEDKYINEVTPQSVKRTKGPQVLDTKDAVTATIQALLNGLNDKVLDEDIPESAMQISSKYLDEAHILTHDLVQLTLEKLDLKFKQLDAVEVALKAERDKFSRETEKLRNDRLSLSKQVSDINKDLAQLNISKKLVLPSEQADSGVALVEKESGTNEEFKKLAQQDLESVSKAQPQLYKPWSL
- the YKE4 gene encoding Zn(2+) transporter YKE4 (Syntenic homolog of Saccharomyces cerevisiae YIL023C (YKE4)), yielding MRHVFPFSARYNALLATVYLSLIPCALAYLIPGLRASGRNRSSLFLPLMVSFAFGGLMGDVFLCLLPEVFHSHELDGVERIMEMMRRPDERVASGLIRMAHEHTPNMALGMAVFAGFFLFLAVDKTLRIVGGDDASLHSHSHAHAHSHNDVSSHAQHGIGAACTPSNVFLEEAEQTLKKRNKSDILLESESSAEQTSAPGMPASAATGAPVSQSLRTSIYLNLASGFIHNLTDGVAIATAFYTSKSVGVTTTIAVLMHEIPHELGDLALSLSSGMSFSYAMKSQLLTSFGALLGTAAGCLLNEFAHQEPKSFIPEIGLLTNTYSRNTWGLSIPPQDLILPLTAGGFLYIGTVGVVPELLHTTYPDNPSKELMKTMLQVVAIFAGFSLMSVMA